One Nitrospira sp. DNA window includes the following coding sequences:
- a CDS encoding High-affnity carbon uptake protein Hat/HatR, which yields MGDQADVIALSETHTELNAHNPWPGLDAYEEASHAFFFGRDEEAAELFRLVRLAPLTVVYGKSGLGKTSLLQAGLYPKLRKQHYLPVHVRLQFANIGMASPLQQVMRRLTEEMDRGKAEYPQPRDGGSLWEYLHRKDLKIWSCDNFPLTPVLVFDQFEELFSHKSSDVELISHVFDGLADLIENRIPPEILDEEAESVRSSLDLLSQRYRIILSFREDFLPEIQTWEQKVPSLLKNYLRLSPMSRDRAIEAVTLAGKEVLDAEVAPFIVDLVGKRDHASDGANPSEMVIEPVLLSLCCSRLNAQRTGGAKIDQALVEQTGQDILDGFYREALDDDAVKGPPDVALFIENYLIQGDHFRGTYPKEEALQKNLLTKGQLVALTKGHHLLRLVHHSDATRIELIHDRLVPVVRKARDERKIKQHQEEQERLARLAQDERDRERARSEELQAERDTARHSLKIAKILGVVTILAICAIAFVVGWGWKQAQKRAAEEANAAVSMVISHLAEGRLALGAGMEPLEQMMYRALAAYQLSQGDRGLSHARVASLTSLHSVLEASGHLRRPVTIDGLVPTPALAYSPGGKTLAVGGEDGLIRLLDAETYRETGRLDCGQSATESAWALAYNSDGTRLSAGYVANDNKVTGSGVVCIFDVLQQKRLHRFEKSKVGDIYSVAYGGPPEAEFVASGGSDKMLRLWDLKTGMGREFPHKDRVIAVAVGPDDHFMASGSDDGVIRLWNLSKPKGQPVELHGHEATIEQLVFSPTDPNLLISASDDGRVMVWNIKQGCLVQKSMRQKARLYGVAVNRDGLVASSAADGNVRLFWLQKNDRTCAKATGTRGSATVSSPREFDVIDEGVLLGHGGAVMGVAFSRDGTRLVSTGQDGSIRIWGSKSPGFSLAQLELGSGAEQASSRPGNVTTLTISPNGESIAVGDDKGTIYLWNSFHRSDFEPVTLPADRHWHAHDRAIRSLAFLRIDSRSVIVSGGDDGMLKRWDAASQNSIGPDMEDQAEPVRSIAVSPNEKLVAAGSKDGTIRLWDIATGKRIRRLEKPSYAQEGYELYTVSFTGDGNYLAVGDSYAGLRMLDVAKSEYERILQGHTDPVKSVSRGGARWLLSAGDDGRILEWQQTILKQPTVGGLKKHDEFLLRLGFRDFTPLPLTSIDTSRDGGLILVGGQQGRIELWDGNEHVQISAHFLGHQSRDIQAVALAPDGSFFVTADKQTILLWPGPHLWAGIICSKLGKNMSADQWREWVSKDIPYEIQCHDQSITE from the coding sequence ATGGGAGACCAGGCCGACGTGATCGCCTTGTCCGAAACCCACACCGAACTGAACGCTCATAACCCATGGCCGGGCTTGGATGCGTATGAGGAAGCCTCTCACGCCTTTTTCTTCGGTCGGGACGAGGAAGCTGCGGAGCTATTCCGGCTCGTTCGATTGGCACCGTTGACGGTTGTCTATGGGAAATCGGGGCTGGGCAAAACGTCGCTCCTGCAGGCCGGGCTCTATCCGAAGCTGCGAAAGCAGCACTATTTACCGGTCCATGTGCGGCTGCAATTCGCGAACATCGGGATGGCCTCACCACTTCAGCAGGTCATGCGGCGACTTACCGAGGAGATGGACCGAGGAAAAGCTGAATACCCTCAGCCTCGCGATGGAGGCAGCCTGTGGGAATATTTGCATCGTAAAGACCTGAAAATTTGGAGTTGCGACAACTTTCCTCTTACTCCGGTCTTGGTGTTCGACCAGTTTGAAGAGCTGTTTTCGCACAAGAGCAGCGATGTCGAGTTGATAAGCCATGTCTTCGACGGTTTGGCCGATCTCATCGAAAACCGTATCCCACCAGAGATCCTCGATGAAGAAGCAGAGTCCGTACGATCATCCCTGGATCTCCTGTCCCAGCGCTATCGCATCATTCTGTCGTTTCGAGAGGATTTCCTGCCCGAGATCCAAACGTGGGAACAGAAAGTGCCTTCGTTGCTGAAAAACTATTTGCGGTTGAGTCCGATGTCGCGGGATCGCGCGATCGAGGCGGTCACGCTGGCCGGGAAAGAAGTGCTCGACGCGGAAGTGGCACCATTCATCGTCGATTTAGTCGGCAAACGGGACCACGCATCTGATGGAGCCAATCCGTCCGAAATGGTCATTGAGCCCGTGTTGCTGAGTCTCTGTTGTTCCCGGCTCAACGCTCAACGGACCGGCGGCGCGAAGATCGACCAGGCATTGGTTGAGCAAACCGGACAGGATATTTTGGACGGTTTCTATCGGGAAGCTCTCGACGACGATGCGGTGAAGGGCCCACCCGATGTAGCCCTGTTCATCGAGAACTACCTGATCCAAGGCGATCACTTTCGAGGCACTTATCCGAAGGAGGAAGCCCTTCAAAAGAATCTACTCACCAAGGGACAACTGGTCGCTCTCACTAAGGGGCATCATCTGCTGCGACTTGTCCATCACTCCGATGCGACACGCATAGAGTTGATCCACGATCGCCTCGTTCCCGTGGTGCGGAAGGCCAGGGACGAACGTAAGATCAAACAGCACCAGGAAGAACAGGAACGTTTGGCTAGACTGGCCCAGGACGAGCGTGACAGGGAACGAGCCAGAAGCGAAGAGTTGCAAGCCGAACGGGATACGGCTCGCCATAGCCTCAAGATTGCCAAAATCCTGGGTGTTGTCACAATCCTCGCCATCTGCGCGATTGCATTTGTGGTTGGGTGGGGATGGAAGCAAGCACAGAAGCGAGCGGCGGAAGAGGCCAATGCAGCCGTATCCATGGTCATCTCCCATCTCGCAGAAGGACGGTTGGCACTAGGGGCAGGCATGGAGCCCTTGGAGCAGATGATGTATCGAGCGCTTGCAGCCTATCAATTGAGTCAGGGTGATCGAGGATTATCCCACGCTCGAGTCGCAAGTCTGACCTCGCTTCATTCGGTCCTGGAAGCCTCCGGCCATCTGCGCAGGCCCGTTACAATCGACGGCCTTGTCCCCACACCGGCCCTTGCGTACAGTCCCGGCGGAAAGACACTTGCTGTCGGGGGAGAGGACGGCCTGATCCGTCTACTCGATGCCGAGACGTATCGTGAAACCGGCAGACTGGATTGTGGGCAATCAGCCACCGAATCTGCTTGGGCCCTCGCCTACAACAGCGACGGCACACGGCTGTCCGCCGGGTATGTCGCAAATGACAACAAGGTCACAGGGAGTGGTGTAGTCTGCATTTTCGACGTACTGCAACAGAAAAGACTGCATCGGTTCGAGAAGAGTAAGGTGGGCGATATCTATAGCGTGGCCTATGGTGGACCGCCAGAAGCAGAATTTGTCGCCTCCGGCGGCAGCGACAAAATGCTACGGCTATGGGACCTTAAAACCGGCATGGGGCGCGAATTTCCCCACAAAGATAGAGTGATTGCCGTGGCAGTCGGACCGGATGATCATTTCATGGCTTCTGGCAGTGACGATGGTGTCATTAGACTGTGGAACCTTAGCAAACCTAAGGGACAGCCGGTGGAATTGCATGGGCATGAGGCCACTATCGAGCAACTCGTATTTTCACCGACAGACCCGAATCTCCTGATTTCTGCAAGCGACGACGGACGCGTCATGGTCTGGAATATCAAACAGGGTTGCCTTGTGCAGAAGAGCATGCGACAGAAGGCGAGGCTTTATGGAGTCGCTGTTAATCGAGACGGCCTGGTTGCCTCTTCGGCGGCGGATGGCAATGTCCGGCTATTCTGGTTGCAGAAGAATGACAGGACCTGCGCTAAGGCAACAGGGACGAGGGGATCGGCGACGGTATCCAGTCCAAGAGAATTTGATGTGATTGACGAGGGCGTGTTGCTTGGGCACGGCGGAGCTGTCATGGGAGTTGCCTTCAGCAGAGATGGAACTCGGCTGGTGTCTACCGGACAAGATGGATCGATTCGCATTTGGGGTAGCAAGAGTCCTGGGTTTTCGCTTGCGCAGCTGGAATTAGGATCAGGTGCGGAACAAGCATCCTCAAGGCCGGGCAATGTGACCACCCTCACGATTAGTCCGAACGGCGAATCCATTGCCGTGGGAGATGACAAAGGCACCATCTATCTGTGGAACTCATTTCATCGATCTGATTTTGAACCTGTCACCTTACCTGCGGATCGGCACTGGCACGCGCATGACCGAGCAATCCGTAGTCTGGCATTCTTACGCATCGACAGTCGGTCGGTGATTGTGTCCGGAGGCGACGACGGCATGCTCAAACGTTGGGACGCTGCCTCTCAAAATAGTATCGGCCCGGACATGGAGGATCAGGCCGAGCCGGTACGATCAATTGCCGTATCGCCGAATGAAAAATTGGTGGCTGCAGGAAGCAAGGATGGCACGATCCGTCTTTGGGATATCGCGACCGGCAAAAGAATCCGGCGGCTTGAGAAACCCTCCTATGCGCAAGAGGGTTATGAACTCTATACCGTCAGTTTCACCGGCGACGGCAACTACTTGGCCGTAGGAGACAGTTACGCCGGTTTGCGTATGCTCGATGTTGCTAAGTCGGAATATGAACGCATACTTCAAGGGCACACAGACCCCGTCAAGTCCGTGTCTCGTGGCGGAGCGAGATGGTTGCTCTCGGCGGGAGACGATGGCCGTATACTGGAATGGCAGCAGACCATCCTGAAGCAACCAACAGTCGGAGGCCTGAAGAAGCATGATGAGTTCCTGTTGCGGCTAGGCTTTCGTGACTTTACCCCGCTTCCGCTCACATCGATCGATACGAGCAGAGACGGAGGGTTGATTCTAGTCGGGGGACAACAGGGGCGGATTGAACTGTGGGATGGGAACGAACACGTGCAGATCTCCGCACATTTCCTCGGCCATCAGTCTCGCGATATTCAGGCGGTGGCACTGGCGCCGGATGGCAGTTTTTTTGTGACAGCTGATAAACAGACTATTCTCCTGTGGCCAGGACCTCATCTATGGGCCGGCATTATTTGTTCAAAACTCGGTAAGAACATGAGTGCCGATCAGTGGCGTGAATGGGTGTCAAAAGACATACCCTACGAAATTCAATGTCATGACCAGTCCATTACCGAATGA
- a CDS encoding Transcription accessory protein (S1 RNA-binding domain) — protein MSPSTSAISAAAQQKIVDLIAKELGVGSPQIAAAVALLDGGATVPFIARYRKEATNNLDDTHLRTLEERLLYLRELEERRMAILASIEEQGKLTDELRRAIEQAATKQAVEDLYLPFKPKRRTKAQIAREAGLEPLADALLADPTLDPEQEAAKYVKVIAAAEGVEAGNLPDAKAALEGARDILVERFAETTELLALLRAKLWNEGIVTSTVMPGKETAEEEKFRDYYAYSETIRTIPSHRALALFRGRTLGVLKLDLGLGESLEALVPHPCAAVIAAHVGIENRGRRADKWLTDVCYWAWRVKMHVHLSTELLLQVREAAEAEAIKIFGRNLHELLLTAPAGPKAVLGLDPGLRTGCKVAVVDATGKLLETATIYPHQPRNDRQGSLATIAQLVIRHGVELISIGNGTASRETDKFAAEVIKLVAEKQPEQKVAKIVVSEAGASVYSASAFAAAEFPSLDVSLRGAVSIARRLQDPLAELVKIDPKSIGVGQYQHDVNQRALARSLDATVEDCVNAVGVDINTASAPLLARVSGLNRLLAQNIVEHRDANGPFLNRLMIRKVPRLGEKTFEQAAGFLRINGGDNPLDRSAVHPEAYPVVERILTRLNKGIGEVLGRPAALKGLSPAEFTDETFGLPTVRDILTELEKPGRDPRPEFKTATFRDGVESLADLQPGMVLEGVVTNVAAFGAFVDIGVHQDGLVHVSALANTFVKDPHEVVKPGQIVKVKVLGVDLPRQRISLTMRIDDAPVAPPQSGPRAGGLGLQQARDRRPTDQQRAASREPQPSGAFALALARAQQKK, from the coding sequence ATGTCCCCTAGCACCTCAGCTATTTCAGCAGCGGCACAGCAGAAAATCGTCGATCTCATTGCCAAGGAACTGGGCGTCGGCTCGCCGCAGATTGCGGCGGCGGTGGCGCTGCTGGACGGCGGGGCCACGGTGCCCTTCATCGCGCGTTATCGCAAAGAGGCCACCAACAATCTGGACGATACGCACCTGCGCACCTTGGAAGAGCGTCTGCTGTACCTGCGCGAATTAGAAGAACGGCGCATGGCGATCCTGGCGTCGATCGAAGAACAGGGCAAATTGACGGATGAGCTGCGCCGTGCCATCGAGCAGGCCGCCACGAAGCAGGCGGTAGAAGACCTCTATCTGCCGTTCAAGCCCAAGCGCCGAACGAAGGCACAGATTGCCCGCGAGGCTGGGTTGGAGCCCTTGGCCGATGCGCTGCTGGCCGATCCGACTCTCGACCCGGAGCAGGAAGCCGCCAAGTATGTAAAGGTGATTGCGGCGGCAGAGGGAGTCGAGGCTGGCAACCTTCCAGACGCGAAGGCCGCGCTCGAGGGGGCCCGCGATATTCTGGTCGAGCGATTTGCGGAAACCACCGAGCTGCTGGCCCTCCTCCGCGCCAAACTCTGGAACGAGGGTATTGTCACCTCCACCGTCATGCCGGGTAAAGAAACGGCGGAAGAAGAAAAGTTTCGTGATTATTACGCCTATTCAGAAACTATCCGCACGATTCCCTCGCATCGCGCGCTGGCCCTGTTTCGAGGTCGCACGCTGGGGGTGCTGAAGCTCGACCTGGGCCTGGGTGAGAGCCTTGAAGCCCTGGTGCCGCACCCCTGCGCCGCCGTGATTGCCGCCCATGTCGGCATTGAGAATCGCGGCCGCCGTGCCGACAAGTGGCTCACCGATGTTTGTTACTGGGCCTGGCGCGTCAAGATGCATGTGCACCTCAGCACCGAGTTGCTGCTGCAGGTGCGTGAAGCGGCGGAAGCGGAGGCGATCAAGATTTTCGGTCGCAATCTCCATGAACTGCTGCTGACGGCGCCCGCCGGCCCCAAGGCCGTGCTTGGTCTTGACCCAGGTCTGCGCACCGGCTGCAAGGTGGCGGTCGTGGACGCCACCGGAAAATTGCTGGAGACGGCGACGATCTACCCGCATCAGCCGCGTAATGACCGGCAAGGATCGCTGGCGACGATCGCGCAGCTGGTGATCCGGCATGGGGTTGAACTGATCTCGATCGGCAACGGGACCGCCAGTCGTGAGACGGACAAGTTCGCCGCTGAGGTGATCAAGCTGGTGGCGGAGAAGCAGCCGGAACAGAAGGTGGCCAAGATCGTGGTGAGCGAAGCAGGCGCGTCGGTCTATTCGGCTTCCGCCTTTGCCGCAGCCGAGTTTCCATCATTGGATGTGAGCCTGCGCGGCGCCGTGTCGATCGCCAGGCGGTTGCAAGATCCGTTGGCCGAGCTGGTCAAGATCGATCCCAAATCGATCGGCGTCGGCCAATATCAACATGACGTCAATCAACGGGCCCTGGCGCGATCGCTCGACGCCACCGTCGAAGATTGCGTCAATGCCGTGGGTGTGGACATCAACACGGCGTCGGCCCCGCTGCTGGCCAGGGTGTCCGGTCTGAACCGCCTGTTGGCCCAGAATATCGTGGAGCATCGCGATGCCAACGGGCCGTTTCTCAATCGTCTCATGATTCGCAAGGTGCCGCGTCTGGGCGAAAAGACGTTCGAGCAGGCGGCGGGTTTTCTGCGCATCAACGGGGGCGACAATCCTTTGGATCGTTCCGCCGTGCATCCGGAAGCCTACCCGGTGGTCGAACGTATTTTGACGCGGCTCAATAAAGGAATCGGCGAAGTCTTGGGCAGGCCCGCGGCGTTGAAGGGACTGTCGCCGGCCGAATTCACCGACGAGACCTTCGGCCTGCCGACGGTCCGCGACATCCTTACGGAGTTGGAAAAGCCCGGCCGCGATCCGCGTCCGGAATTCAAGACGGCGACGTTCCGGGATGGCGTTGAGTCTCTTGCCGACCTGCAGCCCGGTATGGTCCTCGAAGGGGTGGTGACCAATGTGGCGGCGTTCGGAGCCTTCGTCGACATCGGTGTGCATCAGGACGGCCTAGTCCACGTGTCCGCGCTGGCGAACACCTTCGTCAAGGATCCGCACGAGGTCGTGAAGCCGGGCCAGATCGTGAAGGTGAAGGTATTGGGCGTCGACCTGCCCCGCCAGCGGATCTCCTTGACCATGCGCATCGATGATGCACCGGTCGCGCCGCCGCAGTCCGGCCCCCGCGCAGGAGGCTTAGGCCTACAGCAAGCGCGCGATCGGCGTCCGACCGATCAGCAGCGCGCGGCGTCCCGTGAACCTCAGCCCAGCGGCGCCTTCGCGCTGGCGTTGGCGCGCGCCCAGCAGAAAAAATAG